One Lycium barbarum isolate Lr01 chromosome 5, ASM1917538v2, whole genome shotgun sequence genomic window carries:
- the LOC132640744 gene encoding UDP-glucuronate 4-epimerase 3 — protein sequence MSQMKHIIDNTPSTPGKFKIDKSPYNRLIRLQFSLAKLIFWSLVFVGLIFVFFYRSPSSSNDVSQDLSRRSLSSSSYGGPAWEKKIKNSAKIRSHNGICVLVTGAAGFVGTHVSAALKRRGDGVLGLDNFNDYYDPSLKRARQELLERSGVHIVESDINDVVLLKKLFEIVQFTHVMHLAAQAGVRYAMENPSSYVHSNIAGLVNVLEVCKSVNPQPAIVWASSSSVYGLNTKVPFSERDRTDQPASLYAATKKAGEEIAHTYNHIYGLSITGLRFFTVYGPWGRPDMAYFFFTRDILKGKSIPIFEAANHGTVARDFTYIDDIVKGCLGALDTAKKSTGSGGKKKGPAQLRVFNLGNTSPVPVSSLVSILEKLLKVKAKRLVMKLPRNGDVQFTHANISSAQKELGYKPTTDLQTGLKKFVRWYLSYYGNGKKSVQ from the coding sequence ATGTCTCAAATGAAGCACATTATTGATAATACACCATCAACTCCAGGAAAATTCAAGATTGATAAATCCCCTTATAATAGGCTTATTAGGCTACAATTTTCTTTAGCCAAGCTAATTTTTTGGTCACTTGTTTTTGTTGGGTTAATCTTTGTATTCTTTTACAGATCACCATCTAGTTCCAATGATGTTTCTCAAGATCTATCACGTAGATCTCTTAGTTCCAGCTCATATGGTGGTCCAGCATGGGAAAAAAAGATCAAGAACTCGGCAAAAATCAGGTCACATAATGGTATTTGTGTTTTGGTTACTGGGGCTGCTGGTTTTGTAGGAACACATGTATCAGCTGCCTTGAAACGCCGTGGAGACGGCGTTTTAGGTTTGGATAATTTCAATGATTATTATGATCCCTCGCTCAAAAGAGCGAGGCAAGAGCTGTTAGAGCGCTCTGGTGTCCACATTGTTGAGAGCGACATCAATGATGTCGTTCTCTTAAAGAAACTTTTTGAAATTGTTCAATTTACTCATGTTATGCATTTGGCTGCACAAGCCGGTGTTAGATATGCTATGGAAAATCCTAGCTCGTACGTGCATAGTAATATTGCTGGTCTTGTTAATGTGCTTGAAGTTTGCAAAAGTGTGAATCCTCAACCCGCTATTGTGTGGGCGAGTTCGAGTTCTGTATATGGTTTGAATACTAAGGTACCTTTTTCGGAGAGGGATAGGACTGACCAGCCTGCTAGTTTATATGCTGCTACTAAAAAGGCTGGTGAGGAAATTGCTCATACTTATAATCATATATACGGGCTTTCGATAACGGGGTTGAGATTTTTCACGGTTTATGGACCGTGGGGTCGGCCAGACATGGCTTACTTCTTTTTCACAAGGGATATATTGAAGGGGAAATCAATTCCAATATTCGAGGCAGCTAATCATGGCACGGTTGCGAGGGATTTTACTTATATAGATGATATAGTTAAGGGTTGTTTGGGGGCATTGGACACTGCTAAGAAGAGCACTGGAAGTGGTGGGAAGAAAAAAGGTCCGGCTCAATTGAGGGTGTTTAATTTGGGTAACACTTCCCCTGTCCCGGTATCTAGTCTTGTTAGTATTTTGGAGAAGTTGTTAAAGGTAAAGGCTAAGAGATTGGTTATGAAGTTGCCAAGGAATGGAGATGTGCAGTTTACTCATGCAAATATAAGCTCGGCTCAGAAGGAGCTCGGATATAAGCCTACCACAGATCTACAGACAGGATTGAAGAAATTTGTTCGATGGTACTTAAGCTACTATGGTAATGGAAAGAAAAGCGTGCAGTGA
- the LOC132640745 gene encoding small ribosomal subunit protein uS15-like — protein sequence MGRMHSRGKGISASALPYKRTPPSWLKTSAPDVEDNICKFAKKGLTPSQIGVILRDSHGIAQVKSVTGSKILRILKAHGLAPEIPEDLYHLIKKAVAIRKHLERNRKDKDSKFRLILVESRIHRLARYYKKTKKLPPVWKYESTTASTLVA from the exons ATGGGTCGTATGCACAGCCGAGG TAAGGGTATTTCAGCTTCAGCACTTCCATATAAGAGGACTCCACCTAGTTGGTTGAAGACATCTGCTCCTGAT GTTGAGGATAATATATGCAAGTTTGCCAAAAAGGGTTTGACACCTTCTCAGATTGGTGTTATACTTCGTGACTCACATGGGATTGCTCAGGTGAAGAGCGTAACTGGTAGCAAGATTCTCAGAATTTTGAAGGCTCATG GACTTGCTCCTGAGATTCCCGAGGATCTCTATCACCTTATCAAGAAGGCTGTTGCAATCCGGAAGCATCTTGAGAGAAACAGGAAAGACAAGGATTCCAAGTTTAGGTTGATTCTTGTTGAGAGCAGGATTCACCGACTTGCTCGTTACTATAAGAAAACAAAGAAGCTTCCACCAGTCTGGAAGTA TGAATCAACCACTGCCAGTACTCTTGTGGCATAG